The nucleotide window CGATGCCGACAGCGCGAAGATCCGCTACGTGCGCAAGCCAACGCCGCCCTACCGGTTCGGGTCGGAACCGGCGCGGCACTGGCGGCTCATTTCCCACCTCACGCTCAATCACCATGCGCTGTCGCGGGACGGCCTGCCGGCATTGCGCGAGATGCTGGCCCTGTACGACCTGCCGCAATCGCCGATCTCCCGGCGACAGATTGACGGCATCGTGGCGCTCGACCAAGCCGAAACCGTTACGTGGCTGCGGCACAAATACGGGTCGTCGCTTGTCCACGGTCTGGAAGTACGGCTGACGCTCGATGAAGGAGCCTTTGCCGGCACCAGCATGCATTTGTTCATCGAAGTGATCGACCATTTCCTGGGCCTGTATGTGCAGGTCAACAGCTTCATCGAACTCGTCGTGCTCTCTAAACAAACCGGAAAGGAGTTGGTCCGATGCAAACCTCGGAACGGCTTTGTGAAGCCAGTGTGATCGACCGGCTGCTGGCCGAGCCGCACCGCTTCCAGTTCGCGCAGGCAGTGCGACTGCTGCTGCGCTGGCTTAGAAAAAACGGCTTGGCTGGCGAAGGAGCCGTGCTGCAGTTTCGTAACAGCCTGGCGATGACTTTTCCGCCCAGTGAGATCGAGGCGTTGGAAGCCGGGCCGGGAGCGCTCGATTCCGCTGCCCGAATCCTGGACGGGCTGCGTACTGGCGGCGCGGTGCGCTTTACGTTGACCCCGGCATTCGTCGGGTTGCTCGGCACGCAGGGAGGCCTGCCGCTTACCGTGACGGAACGGATCGCCGCGTCCCTGCGCTGGGGCGACGACGATAGCGCCCGTGCGTTCGTCGACCTGTTCACGCAGCGGCTCACCACCTTGTTCGTCCGCGCCTTGGGCAAGTTCCGGCTGGAGCAGACGATCGACACCGATGGTACCGACACGCGCCTGCCGTTGATGCTGGCATTGGCGGGCATCCGTAACGGCGTGGCAGGCGGTGTACAGGGTGAGCTCAACGGCGTTCCCGATGAAGTGATGGCGTATTACGCCGGGTTGCTGCGCACTCGGCCGGTTTCGGCGAACGCGGTGGCGAACGTGTTGAGCGACTACTTCGCCGTGCCGATCGCCCTGGAGCCGTTCGTGGGGAACTGGGATCACATTCCCGACCACAAGCGCAGCCGGCTCGGCAGCCGTGAGTGCTCAGGCGCCAGGCTGGGAAATGGCGCGATGCTGGGAAACCGGCTCTGGCGACGCGACCAGCAGGTGGACATCCATATCGGACCTGTCGACCGGCCTGATTTCGAACGCTTCCTGCCTGGCACGCCCGGCGCGGCGGCACTCGAAAGCATGCTGGCACTGTTCGGCCTGCCTGCCCTGACGTTCGAGGTGCGTTTGCACCTGAAGCCATCGGCCTCGCGACGCGTGGTGTTGACAAGCCGGAGGGGGGCCGAGACAAGCCGGCTGGGTTGGGACGCTCATCTCGATGGCGAAGCGGGCCGGGTGGCGCGAACGGAAACCGGATACGCGTTGAAGCCATCGGTGGCGAGACGCTGATGGTCCATATGACTTCATGCAGGGAGAGTGGCATGACACGCCAGGATTTGCATCGATGTGTAAAGGATACTGGCGCGCCGCCAAACCATGGCGGCGCATACCGCCCGAAGGGCGATGCGGAATTCGACGCTGCCACGTTGGCACTGTGCAATGCGAGCGACGAAACGTTTTCCCGGCATAGCACGCATCCGCCCCCGGTTCACGCACGCAACACCAGGCTCTCCAGTGCCTGGAAAGAATGGCCAGCCATTCATGCGTCAGTTTTCGACAGTTCGTTGGCGATGCGGACGATCGACACATCATCATCATTCAGCGAGAACGAAGCCGTTTTCAAGATGCTGTTCCATCGCTGCAGGACGGCCGGCTACGCGGCCCCTGCAAACCTGGAGAGATGTCTCAAGGGAATGGCGGCACTTGCAACCGCAGCGAGCATGTATTGGCTGCGGCCCCATGCACTGTTCGAGCTGACGCCAACCGTGAAACAGTTGCTGGCCTCGTCGGACCCTGGCGCCGATATTCCGGTGAGCCAGCTTCGACCTCCCTTTCCCGCCTGTTTCATTCGCTTCGGTACCGAACTGCAGCCAGTGGTGACGCTTGCCGAGGACATCGATCAGCGCGTTACCGGCGCCTATGTATTCGAAGCGGTGAATGACG belongs to Pseudoduganella albidiflava and includes:
- the tssG gene encoding type VI secretion system baseplate subunit TssG encodes the protein MQTSERLCEASVIDRLLAEPHRFQFAQAVRLLLRWLRKNGLAGEGAVLQFRNSLAMTFPPSEIEALEAGPGALDSAARILDGLRTGGAVRFTLTPAFVGLLGTQGGLPLTVTERIAASLRWGDDDSARAFVDLFTQRLTTLFVRALGKFRLEQTIDTDGTDTRLPLMLALAGIRNGVAGGVQGELNGVPDEVMAYYAGLLRTRPVSANAVANVLSDYFAVPIALEPFVGNWDHIPDHKRSRLGSRECSGARLGNGAMLGNRLWRRDQQVDIHIGPVDRPDFERFLPGTPGAAALESMLALFGLPALTFEVRLHLKPSASRRVVLTSRRGAETSRLGWDAHLDGEAGRVARTETGYALKPSVARR